The genome window TTCCCAAGTTAATGCCTTGGACAAGAGAATCTTAAGATTACAAGAGAAAGTTGCAACGCTAATTGAGTCTAGAGGAGAGCCGGTTGATGATGATTTACATACTGATCTATGTTCAATTATGCAAGAAAATAACGATAAAATATGCGCAGATTTTCCTGAAGGAAGCTTCCAATGGTTGTTATGGAATGAGCAGAAAAAGGCTGCCTCTGTAAAGAATGGTACAGGAATGAGGTGGCATCCATTAATGATTAAGTGGTGCGTAAACCTGAAACTTATTTCTTTGAGTGCTTACAATGCCTTGCGCACAAGTGGTTTCTTGAAACTCCCATCTGAAAGAACTCTTCGAGACTACTCAAATGTGTTTGAGAGTAAAGTAGGTTTTGAAGACGAGGTAGACAAACAATTGCTTGATGAAGTAAACGCAAAATCTTTGCCACCTTCAAGAAAATTTGTTGGTTTAATTCTTGATGAAATGAAGCTTAAAGAAGGTATTGTGTACAACAAGACGAGTGGCAGTGTTATTGGTTTCACAAGCATTGGTGATATTAACGATGATCTACTGAAGCTTGAGAGAGAAGAAGAGCATCATCATTTGGCGAAGCAAGTCTTGGTACTAATGGTACGTGGTACCATGTTTAAACTGTCATTCCCGTACGCTCATTTTGGGACTGAAGGTATTACGGCAGACTTGCTCTACCCAATTGTTTGGGAAGCCGTTAGAAGGTTAGAAGTTAATGGAATCAAAGTAATACATGTGACTGCCGACGGTGCAAGTCCAAACAGGAAGTTTTATAGAATGCACCAAAACCCCAAAGTCAACGCTACCTACACCCATAAGGCCCGGAACCCTTACACTGTTCAAGGTCGTTGGGTTTATTTCTTTGCCGACCCACCACACTTGATGAAGACGGTTAGAAATTGCTGGTCACATTCAGGATTTCAGGGTACTCGACTAATGAAGGTAAGAAAAAATGATTTTATCtattttgtgtacatgctGTGTAATTTATAGATATCTGGAAAGTTCATCGAATGGAGGCATCTCATTAATCTCTATAACAAAGTTTCAAGTACCGCTTCCACTTCAAAAGGCTTATCTCTACTTCCCAAACTAAAGCTAGAGCATGTCAAGCTTACTTCCTTTTCAAGAATGAGGGTTGATCTGGCCGCACAAGTAAATCTacttattaataataatacttgtacatgtatttgcgCAATGTGAATTAATTATCTTTGATATCAAACACATGCATTGCACAGGTTTTGAGCCAGAGTGTCGCGAACGCTTTTCATTATTTTGATGACCCTGATACAGTTGAAACTCAGTGTTTTGTTTCCTATTTCGACAAATTTTTCGATTGTTTAAATGTACGCAGTAAGGTTGAGTGGGTCGGTAAACGAAAACCAAATTTGAAGCCATACGTTTCCCCATCAGATGAGCGTTTAAACGTAAGATACTTATTGTCATCAATTCTTTGATATTGCTTTCTTTATACAGTGGCTTGAAAATGATTTTTTAGCCTACTTTCATGAGTGGGAGGACTCTGTGAAAGATTTACCACCAAATGAAAAGAACAAAATGACACTCTCTAGGGAGACGCTGGAAGGTATTCAAATTACAGGTAATTAAGGCTAATTAGGCCACTCACACTGATAagtttttatttatttatgtaGTCAAGTCTTTTGTGGAGATGGTGAAATACCTACTCAGCCTGGATTCATCCTCGTTTCTGTTGAGTGAACGAATATCTCAGGACCCCTTGGAACATTACTTTGGAAACcagagggggtgtggtggaAGAAATGATCATCCCACTCTACACCAGTGTGTTAAGAATGCTCCAGCACTTCGGATGAAAAAATCTTATGCATTAGATCAAGTAAAAGGAAACTGTAGGCGTAAACGTCTTTTAAGTAAAGATATGGAAATAGATAGCACTCCACTACCAAAACGTAAAcgaacataaaattaatttgttcCATTTATACTTTTCCTTAAACTAGTTGATTTTTGTACTGTCTTCTTCTGACGATGTTTGTATGCTTCTAACCATGAAGCAACCATTGAAAAACCTCTTACAGTAACCCACAATTTAATTATTTCAAGTAATAGTTCCTCAGATTGTTCTGGATCATCAATGTCTTGTGACAGAATACACCAAAAAAACTGCACATTTTCATTTGCCGCAATAACATCATGGACATTTTGCTTGAAGCTCTCTTTATTTGCAGTTCGACTGAGCATGTGACTTTCTAACACAGTTTTAACAACTTTTTCAATGGCAACAAAAAGAGAGAAAGAGTTGTCATTTAGAGGAAACAAACCACCCCGATTTACCAGATCAAACCACTTAGTTGTATACGACATGATGTCACTGCCTTCACCGACAACACCCATGTCTCCTAAACAGGTAATGAACCGAGAGAACTTCTCACCTTTTCTTTTTTCGAATCGTTTTAAAAGTGAGTGGGGAACAAACCCTGCTGCGTACCGAAGAGCATTGAGCTCATCTCCGCTTAGACATAATATAGGTTCCTTTTCTTTGCAACTCTTACAGTTCTTGGAAAATTCATCCTTAATCATCCCTTCAAATAATTGTTCGTAGACAGCTTGCATGCAAATCAGATCGAACACGTCAATTTTCAATCTAAACAGTAATTCGTTCCATTTAGAGATGAGAACACCTTCTGTGTCATTTCTTAGTTGATGAAATAAGACCCACAACCTTGTCCTCTTTATTGCTGCTGCATATTTATTGTCACAGGTATCTTTAACCTGCTGCTGAAGAAACCGTGTGACAGTGACAGAGAAACTCTCAAATACATCTGCATTTTCTTCGCTGATGACTTTGTCCAACATTTCCTTTGTCCTCTCATTCACCTCAATGCTCCTGCTACTTCCTGACATAGGTATACATTTCTCTATAGCTCCACGTAAAGCACTAAGCATCAATGCACTAGCCATAGTGAGCGGTATttcagcaataataattatttagcagCATGTGCATAAATAACCCTTTCACCACGAAcgaaggcagcaaagaaagaaagtaGGTTTTATTGTATGACTATTAACCCATATAGCGGATGTGCCGCTTGTACGGCTGGAGttgccaatccccttcctccaCTATCTATGCTCAAAGTTCTTGCATTTGCAATGAGCTGTACTGTCATGTGATGAACATTACGTAGCAAGAAAACAGCAGTTACATGattgatttttttttttttttttaattaaaatttTTTATGCAAAAGAGCATACAGGGTTTAGGCCATGCAAAGAGTCaattgtagtttctcaggccctcgcgcttggaaattggcagctttacaaaaaagttaaatatcacgtgaccacaAATTTATATGGttttttggtcatgaatataattatgactaaaattaataagtaaaaattatgcacttccgcttattgaggaagttaggggtgtgttttcaattaaaattctatgaatatcattatcattaatatttatcaaatgcctcaatccgcttgctattttaggaataatagcctgagaaactacaaattgactttgcttgGCCTTACAGCGCTAggctacggtggccctgaggtacacacctACTCCATTTTTCGTTTGCGGTTCATTTCGCAGTTCAACTACGCTTAACGcttctgcagttcactttgcagttcacttttgcAGTTTGCTTCTGCAGTTCAGTTTTTCAGTTCTcttctgcagttcacttttgcAGTTCGCTTTTTCAGTTCGCTCTGCTTTTGCAGTTGTCTGGCTTCTGCTCAATCACATGTGCTTTAATAAGAAACAAGTAAGAGAATGTTATTATGTAGCACTAatagctaactagctagctatgtctctgctgtgtctgtctgtgtttaACGTTTATCATGGCACATTAATCTACACAACAACTCAACGGTATATAGCATAGGGTAGGATGTATGCAGACCCCAGATCTGTTGATAAAATACTTTTACTCGTGGAGACCCTACAAACTAATCGTTCAAACACAGACTGCAGAGATATTAGacacacagctatagctagccagcATAATATTCTCTTTCTGTTTCTTATTAAAGAATTAAGTTgcaaaaaactaattattattgttgtttaTGGTAACCTGTTTCTACAGGCTTGCCACATGATCAGCATTTCTAGGTCAGTGAGTATACTATATTGTCTTTAATGCTGCAAAATCATATTGAATTTGAAAGCacaagtcatgtgatgtcacgTGATTATTGTGATTGAGCAACTGCAAAAGTCAACTGCAAAAGCGAACTTCAGAAGCGAATTgcaaaagtgaactgcagaagCATAGTTGAACTGCAGAAGAGAACTgcaaaagtgaactgcagaagAGAACTGAAAAACTGAACTGCAGAAGCAAACTgcaaaagtgaactgcagaagAGAACTGAAAAACTGAACTGCAGAAGCAAACTgaaaagtgaactgcagaagCGTAGTTGAACTGCGAAATGAACCGCAAACGAAAAATGGAGTaggtgtgtacctcagggccaccgtactaaAACGTTGTCTACCTGGGAACGAACAGACGAACAAGGCagtaaaaaagaaaaaaagaatGGTATaggagcatgcatgcagtaactaCGGAGTGCAGGTATACAAACGGTGTAGGTGGTTTTTAAAAATGAGCGGGGTCTGTGCCGAGACAATTTCATCAGGCAAGGCATTCCAATGTTTGATGACATCtatgaaatatgaaaatttgTGTGCATCTGTTGGTACAAACGGGGTGAAGAGTTGGACTGAGTTTGAACTTCTTGGAGATGGTTGTGGGTGGGGAGTGAAGGCTGTTGGAGGGATGCATGATTCTTTTCTTAGGATTTTAAAGCAAAGCTTCAACTTTTGCATGCGTCTTCGGATAGACAGTGGCTTTAGGTCCAGGGAGGAGCACAGAAACGGGTAGCTTGATGACCAGTCTTGAGTTATAACTCTTCCCGCAAATTTCTGAACGTTTTCCAGTAATTTTGTGGATTTGAGTTGGTGGGGGTCCCAAACTCCCCCACAGTAGTCTAGCTTCGGGAGTACAGTGGTTTTATATATCTTGTGGCGAAGGTGTTTTGGGGCGTCACGAAAGTTCCTATGTATTCTACCTAGCAGTTGTTTGGAAGACTTGGAGATGTTCTCAATGTGGGTAGACCACGATAAATTTGGTGTTAGGGTGACACTTGATGGGGTCTGACCATTTAAGGAGATGGTGAGCCTTGGGCCGTTTTTTGATCGAGAGATTGGGAGGTACTGAGTTTTCTGATGGTTAGGGTTGTATCCAGTTTGTAACGTCTCCCTGAAAATCCTCCAGCTCGGTTTAAAGAGTAAGATGTCGTCGGCATAAAGCATAAGGTGGCAGTCTCTCGAAAGCGAGAGTTTTGAAATGGAGTTCATGAATATGTTGAACATGAGGGGTTAGCAACAAtaggcctagcctcgatcccaggccgcacttcccactacAATAGGCCTCCCTAATCCGTCTAAAACCTGGCTTGTCACAAAGCAAAACCACCATGACCGAGCCACCAACATCTTCGCTGGGTCTGGAGTCAACGTCACGCCAGAAGGCAGACTTTACCTAGGTGCAGCGATTGGCTCCCGTGAATACATTGTTGAATACGTGAACACTAAGGTacaaccaagggcgtataaaagaagagagggcctatatgagcagagttaAAACGTGGGCGgttgaatgtgcatgactgtgcatgaaatgaaatttctatttttagcacttcatgcaccacccacgtttgaactctgctagttacgtgtactgatagtggacaGTGGAGTAGTCTCGCACAGCCAGCCCcggatgttttctatttgaacgctaggtcgattTTTAATcggggctggtgcgagactaatagtggagttgcatgccttttatacgcccttggtacaaCTGTGCCCTCAGTAACATAGCGAAGTCGCAACCACATGCCGCCTACTCAGCCATTACTCATGGCCTCCTAATTAAATGGACATACCTCAGCCGGGTCGTACCCAACATGAGCACTTCGAACTAAACTAATACCACCTTCAAACAGTGTTGAATGCGACTTATACGACTAGCAATAACCATCCCCTCCAAGCTAGCGGACAAGGAACTGCAGCACTCTCTCACAGTCACCTCATCCCTCACTGACCACATCCTAGCTCAAGACAATGAATATGGATATAACGTGATCAGCAACTGAAGAAAAGAGAGGTGACAACAGGAACAGACAAGCAGCCTCTATACATCAACAGCTGGCTCCAGAAGGCAGTGGAGCGCGGCTCACAGTTCTCCCACTATTGGAACATGGATTCACACTACACAAGTCGGCCTTCCAAGAGCACTACGCTATGGCTGGACCCCAACTCACTTGCCCTCCAAATGCGACTGTGGCAAAAACTTCAATGTGGAGCACGCCCTGTCCTGTGCCAAAGGAGGTTTCCTACGTTAAGGCACAACGAAATAAGAGATACCACAGCATCCCTTCTCACGGAAGTATGCACCCAACCTACAACCTGTGAGCGCGGACCAACTCAACGGGGCCTCGGCCAAAACATACTTTGATGTGAGAGTTGTAATATCGTAGATGGACTTGAATAATTGAATAATAAAGAACTCTCATTCATAATAAACAACACAGGTATTTATACAAAAACGATAACTCAGGGAATATTCTAGAAGAGAGAATATGTATAAATATAGAATACAGACGTTACATCATAAGTACAGTAGACACAGCTTACAACTAACACCTGATATAGTCTATTCAAGTTATGTGCATGAATGTTCAAGACATCACATTCCTCCCCGCTTAGCTTGTAAGTTCATAAGTCGATCGACAGGGCGTCTCTCGTGAGTTCGTCTAAGATTGTACCTGGGTGCAGGTATTTCATCTTGCTGGTCTTCGGTAGGAGGAGTGGTGTTGGTAACTTCATCATTGAAGAATGTAAACCTATCATCTGGTGGCAATTGATCATTTTGGGAATCGGCTGGTAAGAGTTGGTCAATATGCCTAACAATAATCTTCCCGTTGTAAATCTTAACTTTGTACATGGTTGGACCGGAGCTGGTTTCAATCACTCCTGGAATCCATTTCTTCGACAATAAGTAATCTCTGGCCATCACAATTTGACCAGGAGTAAAGGTGCGTAGCTTGGCACGGTTGTCATGATACTTCTTCTGAAGAGACTGTTTGTCCTGTACAACTCTTTGCACGTCAGGCTGGAGCATGTCGAATTTAGTACAGACCTTTCTTTGGAGGAAGAGTTCATTCGGTGCTACACCAGTGGTGGCATGAGAAGTTGAACGATAGCTGGCAAGGAAGCTTGCAATTCGAGTATTCAAACTTTTTCCATCGTTCTCACTGGCCTTCATACTATTCTTAAAAGTTTGTACAAATCGTTCCGCCAATCCGTTAGTTGATGGGTGATAGGGTGCACTTCGAATGTGCTTGATTCCACTCTGTTGTACGAATTGCTCGAATTCTTGAGATGTGAACTGGGGTCCATTATCAGACACCAACTGTTCCGGTAGGCCAAATCTCGCAAATATTGCTTGAAGTGCTTCAATCGTTTTGGTCGAGTTGACATCATGATGACTTCTGGCCACTTGGAATGGGCATCAACTACTATAAGGAACATCTTTCCTAAGAAGGGGCCGGCAAAATCTGTATGGATTCTTTTCCATGGAGTTGTTGGCCATTGCCAAGTGTGAAGAGGTGCCGCTGGAGGATTCGATTTTTATTCTTGACATGGTAAACAAGATTTGGCTTGGTTCTCAACATCTTTATCTAGTCCACTCCACCACATATAGCTTCTGGCAATCGCTTTCATTCGCACTACACCAGGGTGTCCCTCATGAAGAGCTTCCAGCAATTTCTGTCGCAGACTTGTAGGGATGATCACTCGGATTCCCCATAGCAGGCATTCGTGTTCGATCGTGATTTGATGTTGACGATTGTGGTAGGCTTTAAACTCATCTGGAATTTGTGTTGGCCAGCCTTCCCTCACATATCTCAACAGTTTGCTCAGAACGGGGTCACGTTTGGTAGCTTGTTGCACTTGTTGAAATGTTACTGGCAGAGACTGCACCTGAGACACGTTAAAGAGACTGACAGCTTCTCCTCCATTGTCTGAATCGAGAACAGGTAGAGGAAGTCCATCTGCATTGCTGTGAGATTCAGTGGGCTTGAACTGTATTTCGTAGTCATATGTCGACAGAAGTAAGGCCCATCTTTGTAGACGTGCTGCTGCTAGAGTGGGTATGCCCTTCTTGGATCCAAATATGGCCGTCAAAGGCTTGTGGTCGGTAATGAGGGTAAATTTCCTTCCATAGAGGTATTGGTGGAACTTTTTTACTCCGAACACGAGGGACAGTGCTTCTTTCTCCAGTTGTGCATAATTCTTTTCAGTCAGGGTGAGTGTTCGAGAAGCGAATGATATCGGCTTTTTACTTCCATCCGGTAACACATGAGATATCACGGCTCCAATTCCATAAGCTGAAGCCATGCGAATGGGTAGGTCTGGGTTGTAATGGGTGAGCACGTCAGCTGATACTAGCTGGTCTTTGGCCATCTGAAAGGCATTCTGCAGTCCAATTCTACTTGTGGTTGGCTTGCAGTAGCTGGTTGAGAGGATGAAGCCAGATTTCGAATAAACTTCCCGTAGTAATTCAATAAGCCCAGGAATGAGCGTAGCTCTTGTACGTTGGTTGGGTGAGGAGCATTGACAATGGCATCTACTTTGTTTGGTAGTGCGCTAATTCCGTCTTTGTCAATTTTATGACCGAGATACTCCACCGACTTCGCCATAAATTTGCATTTTCCTTTCTTGAGTCGAAACCCGTGATCGGTCAATTTCGAAAACACTTGGTTCAAACTTCTGAGGTGTTCTTCTTCATTTTTGCCAGTGACAAGAATGTCGTCAATGTAGCATACGACTCCAGGGATTCCTTGCAAAATTGTCTCCATCAGCCTTTGAAAAATAGCTGGAGCCGATGCGATACCAAATGGTAAGCGAGTGTATTGGTACAGGCCTTGATGAGTGTTGATAGTCACATAAGGCATCGAGGACTCGTCCAGCGGAAACTGGCTTGAGACAAATCC of Halichondria panicea chromosome 9, odHalPani1.1, whole genome shotgun sequence contains these proteins:
- the LOC135341753 gene encoding uncharacterized protein LOC135341753 gives rise to the protein MPRKGCFQHRKAHLKSRREQPKRVDTSNIQLPSTSWSCQKTTKKAVYYKIETSDEASVEPAIITHTVTINDNGTWTLHVYKRQVTKCDELKQFPASLTQAQVSELLLILDRMTLCAGHPDGDFVIMIQSKKGKIISRTGDVTSYLDENPVEFCGKKYPKTIRSADCSAIAAGRCGACVKYRANLRSIYKQWKKSCTTSPSSHCNERYLKTPEKKDKMSKLRSQVNALDKRILRLQEKVATLIESRGEPVDDDLHTDLCSIMQENNDKICADFPEGSFQWLLWNEQKKAASVKNGTGMRWHPLMIKWCVNLKLISLSAYNALRTSGFLKLPSERTLRDYSNVFESKVGFEDEVDKQLLDEVNAKSLPPSRKFVGLILDEMKLKEGIVYNKTSGSVIGFTSIGDINDDLLKLEREEEHHHLAKQVLVLMVRGTMFKLSFPYAHFGTEGITADLLYPIVWEAVRRLEVNGIKVIHVTADGASPNRKFYRMHQNPKVNATYTHKARNPYTVQGRWVYFFADPPHLMKTVRNCWSHSGFQGTRLMKISGKFIEWRHLINLYNKVSSTASTSKGLSLLPKLKLEHVKLTSFSRMRVDLAAQVLSQSVANAFHYFDDPDTVETQCFVSYFDKFFDCLNVRSKVEWVGKRKPNLKPYVSPSDERLNWLENDFLAYFHEWEDSVKDLPPNEKNKMTLSRETLEGIQITVKSFVEMVKYLLSLDSSSFLLSERISQDPLEHYFGNQRGCGGRNDHPTLHQCVKNAPALRMKKSYALDQVKGNCRRKRLLSKDMEIDSTPLPKRKRT
- the LOC135341756 gene encoding uncharacterized protein K02A2.6-like, whose product is MAKDQLVSADVLTHYNPDLPIRMASAYGIGAVISHVLPDGSKKPISFASRTLTLTEKNYAQLEKEALSLVFGVKKFHQYLYGRKFTLITDHKPLTAIFGSKKGIPTLAAARLQRWALLLSTYDYEIQFKPTESHSNADGLPLPVLDSDNGGEAVSLFNVSQVQSLPVTFQQVQQATKRDPVLSKLLRYVREGWPTQIPDEFKAYHNRQHQITIEHECLLWGIRVIIPTSLRQKLLEALHEGHPGVVRMKAIARSYMWWSGLDKDVENQAKSCLPCQE